One Polaribacter sp. SA4-12 genomic window carries:
- a CDS encoding asparaginase, whose amino-acid sequence MTNKPNILLVYTGGTIGMIKDYKTNALKAFDFSQIVEKIPELQQLNCNITSISFDEPIDSSNMNTKYYVDIVEIIEGNYKDFDGFVVLTGSDTMSYTSSAISFMLENLRKPIIFTGSQLPIGDLRTDAKENLITSIEVASANKKGIPVISEVCLYFEYKLYRANRTTKISSEQFEAFTSLNFSPLAESGVHLKFNEHLIYQPKNREKNLIVRKNLIDEVVILKLFPGISKLVVESILNIRNLKGVVLETYGSGNAPNSENFIFLLKKAIEKGIKIINVTQCKSGSVMMGHYDTSLLLREIGVINGKDITTESAIAKLMYLLNEDLSNEDFKIFFENSLRGELTDKYHF is encoded by the coding sequence ATGACAAACAAACCAAATATATTACTTGTTTATACTGGTGGAACTATTGGTATGATTAAAGACTATAAGACGAATGCTTTAAAGGCGTTTGATTTTAGTCAGATTGTAGAGAAAATTCCAGAATTGCAACAGTTAAACTGTAATATAACAAGTATTTCTTTTGATGAACCTATTGATTCATCAAATATGAATACAAAGTATTATGTAGACATTGTTGAGATCATTGAAGGAAATTATAAGGATTTTGATGGTTTTGTCGTCTTAACAGGTTCAGATACTATGTCTTACACATCTTCAGCAATTAGTTTTATGTTAGAGAATTTGAGAAAACCTATTATTTTTACAGGTTCTCAACTGCCAATTGGCGATTTAAGAACAGATGCTAAAGAGAATTTAATTACTTCTATAGAAGTTGCAAGTGCTAACAAAAAAGGAATACCAGTAATTTCTGAGGTTTGTTTATATTTTGAATATAAATTATACAGAGCTAATAGAACAACCAAAATAAGTTCAGAACAGTTTGAAGCGTTTACATCACTAAACTTTTCTCCACTTGCAGAAAGTGGTGTGCATCTTAAATTTAATGAACATTTAATTTATCAACCAAAAAACAGAGAAAAGAATCTAATTGTTCGAAAGAATTTAATAGATGAAGTTGTTATTTTAAAATTGTTTCCAGGTATTTCGAAATTGGTTGTTGAAAGTATTTTGAATATTCGAAATTTAAAAGGAGTCGTGTTAGAAACCTATGGATCTGGTAATGCACCAAATTCAGAGAATTTTATATTTTTATTGAAAAAAGCAATTGAAAAAGGAATTAAAATTATAAATGTTACACAATGCAAAAGTGGAAGTGTTATGATGGGGCATTATGATACAAGTTTGCTGCTCAGGGAAATAGGTGTTATTAATGGTAAAGACATTACTACAGAATCTGCAATTGCAAAGTTGATGTATCTTTTAAATGAAGATTTATCAAATGAAGATTTTAAAATATTTTTCGAAAATTCATTAAGAGGTGAATTAACTGATAAATATCATTTTTAG
- a CDS encoding zinc metallopeptidase, protein MIGFYILIGAISLVSWLISNKLKSKFKKYSKVQLRNGMSGAEIAEKMLADNGIFDVKVISTPGRLTDHYNPKDKTVNLSESVYNQRNAASAAVAAHEVGHAVQHAKAYSYLTMRSQLVPIVSVTSKFSQWLVIGGLILGAASGTAGIGFYIAIAGLIFMGFATLFSFITLPVEYDASNRALAWLKGKNMVSQEELTGATDALKWAARTYLVAALGSLAMLLYWGLQILGGRD, encoded by the coding sequence ATGATAGGATTCTATATTTTAATTGGCGCAATATCTTTAGTGAGTTGGTTAATTAGTAATAAATTAAAAAGTAAATTTAAAAAATACTCGAAAGTTCAGTTAAGAAACGGAATGAGTGGAGCAGAAATTGCAGAAAAAATGCTTGCTGATAATGGTATTTTTGATGTAAAAGTAATTTCGACTCCTGGTAGATTAACAGATCATTACAATCCAAAAGACAAAACTGTTAACTTAAGTGAATCTGTTTACAACCAAAGAAATGCTGCCTCAGCTGCTGTTGCTGCGCATGAAGTTGGTCACGCAGTTCAACATGCAAAAGCATATAGTTATTTAACAATGCGATCTCAATTAGTGCCAATTGTTAGTGTTACTTCTAAATTCTCTCAATGGTTAGTGATTGGTGGTTTAATATTAGGAGCTGCCTCTGGAACTGCTGGAATTGGTTTTTACATTGCTATAGCTGGTTTAATTTTTATGGGTTTTGCTACACTTTTTAGTTTTATTACTTTACCCGTAGAATATGATGCTAGTAACAGAGCATTGGCTTGGTTAAAAGGAAAAAACATGGTTTCTCAAGAAGAATTAACAGGTGCAACAGACGCACTTAAATGGGCTGCAAGAACGTATTTAGTTGCTGCCTTAGGTTCTTTAGCAATGTTATTATATTGGGGCTTACAGATTTTAGGTGGAAGAGATTAA
- a CDS encoding efflux RND transporter permease subunit — protein MNFWTKVAGTILRNRYLVLLGIAIVTGLLASQMKYMKFSYTEANLLPEDHEANLQYNQFLKIFGEEGNLVILGIKDSTVFTPKKFNAWNNLVKKFDSLEEIDFTLSIADVQELKADRKNRKFVLEPLYEKNPTTTDEVLEIKKQLFEKLPFYDNLLFNKETGTLQTAIYIKKEIINTPKRRDFIFNILIPTIKEFEKENNVDVRVSGMPYIRTLNAQNIQDEIILFVGGALAITAVIFFFFFRSFRATFITLLVVMIGVTWAFGFIGWFGYEITVLSALIPPLIIVIGVPNAVFLINKYQQEIKKHGQQAKALQRVISKIGNATLMTNITTASGFATFVFVKSSLLREFGILASVNIISIFILALLIIPILYSFMPLPKKKHLNHLERRWIENVVDWMEKMVRNRRITIYFTTVIVIIAAIIGVYKIKVSGSLIEDMPKSLEFYQDIKFFESEFGGIMPLEILIDTKKDKGVMKLSTLKRMEKINEAIETFPELSKPISVTNLVKYSKQAYYKGNPRYYQLPTSQEQSYIFAYTKNSNSEAGMLKNFVDSTGRYARITTFMKDIGTEKMNVIQERLKAVIAKEFPSEKYDVSLTGKALVFIKGTNYLIKNLVISLSLAIFLIAIFMAWMFRSPQMIFISLIPNILPLLITAGLMGFLDIPIKPSTILVFSIAFGISVDDTIHFLAKYRQELIANKWRIKPSVYAALRETGVSMFYTSIVLFFGFLVFTLSSFGGTIALGGLVSITLLLAMVSNLLLLPSLLLTFEKKIANKKVFKEPAIKIFPPKEENTEK, from the coding sequence ATGAATTTCTGGACAAAAGTTGCTGGTACTATCTTAAGAAACCGATATTTGGTTTTACTAGGTATTGCTATCGTTACAGGGCTATTAGCATCACAAATGAAGTATATGAAGTTTTCATATACAGAGGCTAATTTATTGCCAGAAGATCATGAGGCAAATTTACAATACAATCAATTTTTAAAGATTTTTGGTGAAGAAGGGAATTTAGTTATTCTTGGAATAAAAGACTCAACAGTTTTTACACCAAAAAAGTTTAATGCATGGAATAATTTAGTTAAAAAATTTGATAGTTTAGAGGAAATAGATTTTACACTTTCTATTGCTGATGTTCAGGAATTAAAAGCAGATAGAAAGAACAGAAAGTTTGTATTAGAACCTTTATATGAAAAAAATCCAACTACAACAGACGAAGTTTTAGAAATAAAAAAACAACTTTTTGAGAAACTTCCTTTCTACGATAACTTACTATTTAATAAAGAAACAGGAACGCTACAAACTGCTATCTATATAAAGAAAGAAATTATTAATACGCCTAAACGTAGAGATTTCATTTTTAATATTTTAATACCAACAATAAAAGAGTTTGAAAAAGAGAATAATGTAGATGTTCGAGTTTCTGGAATGCCGTATATTAGAACACTAAATGCTCAAAATATACAAGATGAAATTATACTTTTTGTAGGTGGTGCATTAGCTATTACGGCTGTAATATTCTTCTTTTTCTTCCGCTCTTTCAGAGCAACATTTATCACTCTATTAGTAGTAATGATTGGTGTTACTTGGGCTTTTGGTTTTATAGGATGGTTTGGTTATGAAATTACTGTTTTATCAGCATTAATACCTCCTTTAATTATTGTTATTGGGGTGCCAAATGCAGTTTTCCTTATTAATAAATATCAACAAGAAATAAAAAAACACGGACAACAAGCAAAAGCTTTACAACGTGTAATTTCTAAAATAGGAAACGCTACTTTAATGACAAATATTACAACTGCATCTGGTTTTGCAACCTTTGTTTTTGTAAAAAGTAGTTTACTACGTGAATTCGGAATTTTAGCTTCTGTAAACATCATAAGTATCTTTATTTTAGCTTTATTAATTATTCCTATTCTATATAGTTTTATGCCGCTTCCAAAGAAGAAACATTTAAATCATCTTGAAAGAAGATGGATTGAAAATGTTGTTGACTGGATGGAAAAAATGGTAAGAAACCGAAGAATTACAATATATTTTACAACTGTAATTGTTATAATTGCAGCTATTATTGGCGTTTATAAAATTAAAGTATCGGGTAGTTTAATAGAAGACATGCCAAAAAGCTTAGAATTTTATCAAGATATTAAATTCTTTGAAAGTGAGTTTGGAGGAATCATGCCTCTTGAAATTTTGATTGACACAAAGAAAGACAAAGGTGTCATGAAACTATCCACTTTAAAAAGGATGGAGAAGATTAATGAAGCTATAGAAACTTTTCCAGAATTATCTAAACCAATATCTGTAACCAATCTAGTAAAATACTCTAAACAAGCATATTACAAAGGAAATCCAAGATATTATCAATTACCTACAAGCCAAGAGCAAAGTTATATTTTTGCATACACGAAGAATTCGAACAGTGAAGCTGGTATGCTTAAAAACTTTGTAGATTCTACAGGTCGTTATGCCAGAATAACCACTTTTATGAAAGACATTGGTACTGAAAAAATGAATGTAATTCAGGAACGATTAAAAGCAGTTATCGCAAAAGAATTTCCTTCAGAAAAATACGATGTTTCTCTAACAGGAAAAGCATTAGTTTTTATAAAAGGAACTAACTATTTAATTAAAAACCTAGTGATTTCTTTATCATTAGCTATCTTTTTAATTGCCATTTTTATGGCGTGGATGTTTAGATCACCACAAATGATTTTCATTTCTTTAATACCAAATATATTACCATTATTGATTACGGCAGGATTAATGGGCTTCTTAGACATCCCTATAAAACCATCAACAATATTAGTATTTAGTATCGCCTTTGGTATTTCTGTGGATGATACTATTCACTTTTTAGCAAAATATAGGCAAGAATTAATTGCTAATAAATGGCGTATAAAACCTTCCGTTTATGCTGCTCTTCGTGAAACCGGGGTAAGTATGTTTTATACTTCTATTGTATTGTTTTTTGGGTTCTTAGTATTCACTTTATCAAGTTTTGGAGGTACTATTGCTTTAGGTGGATTAGTTTCAATTACTTTATTATTAGCAATGGTTTCTAACTTGTTATTATTACCCTCTTTATTATTAACTTTTGAAAAGAAAATCGCAAATAAGAAAGTTTTTAAAGAACCTGCAATAAAAATTTTCCCTCCAAAGGAAGAAAATACAGAAAAGTAA
- the pyrH gene encoding UMP kinase, with translation MEYNRILLKLSGEALMGERQYGIDPKRLSEYAKEIKDVVAKGIQVAIVIGGGNIFRGVAGAANGMDRVQGDHMGMLATCINGLALQSALEDEGVDTRLQTALEIKEVAEPYIKRKAIRHLEKGRVVIFGAGTGNPYFTTDTAAVLRAIEIDADCILKGTRVDGIYNVDPEKDKDAIKFETITFKDVIKKGLKVMDMTAFTLSEENKLPIIVFDMNTNGNLLKLVSGAKIGTIVDNH, from the coding sequence ATGGAATACAATAGAATTCTTTTAAAATTAAGTGGAGAAGCATTAATGGGTGAAAGACAATATGGAATAGATCCCAAACGTCTTTCTGAATATGCAAAAGAAATTAAGGATGTCGTTGCTAAAGGTATTCAAGTTGCTATCGTTATTGGTGGTGGAAACATTTTTAGAGGTGTTGCTGGAGCAGCTAATGGTATGGATCGTGTACAAGGAGATCACATGGGTATGCTAGCAACATGTATTAATGGATTGGCACTACAAAGCGCACTTGAAGACGAAGGAGTTGATACACGTTTACAAACTGCTTTAGAAATTAAAGAAGTTGCAGAACCATATATTAAAAGAAAAGCAATTCGTCATTTAGAAAAAGGTAGAGTTGTTATTTTTGGAGCAGGAACAGGAAATCCTTATTTTACTACAGATACAGCGGCTGTTTTAAGAGCAATTGAAATAGATGCAGATTGTATTTTAAAAGGAACTCGTGTAGATGGTATCTATAATGTAGATCCCGAAAAGGATAAAGATGCTATTAAATTTGAAACGATTACTTTTAAGGACGTTATTAAAAAAGGTCTTAAAGTAATGGATATGACTGCATTTACATTAAGTGAAGAAAATAAATTACCTATTATTGTTTTTGATATGAATACTAATGGAAACTTATTAAAACTAGTTTCTGGAGCAAAAATTGGTACTATTGTTGATAATCATTAA
- a CDS encoding MotA/TolQ/ExbB proton channel family protein — MKKVVNVLSVTGFMFFGAIQSTFAQEAGTEEARTFHQELKLRFIEGGPEFMGIVLVALILGLAIAIERIIYLNMATTNTKKLVANVDDALSSGGIEAAKEVCRNSKGPVASIFYQGLDRVDEGVEAAEKAVVSYGGVQMGLLEKNISWLSLFIALAPMLGFMGTVIGMIKAFDMIAVANDISPGVVAVGIKVALLTTVFGLIVAIILQIFYNFIVSKIDSIVNNMEDASIQLIDLLVKYKK, encoded by the coding sequence ATGAAAAAAGTAGTAAATGTCCTATCCGTTACAGGATTTATGTTTTTTGGAGCTATTCAATCAACTTTCGCACAAGAAGCAGGAACTGAGGAAGCAAGAACTTTTCACCAAGAATTAAAACTTCGTTTTATTGAAGGTGGCCCAGAATTTATGGGAATTGTATTGGTAGCCTTAATATTAGGTTTAGCAATTGCAATTGAAAGAATTATTTATTTAAATATGGCAACAACTAATACTAAGAAATTAGTAGCAAATGTTGATGATGCTTTAAGTTCAGGTGGTATTGAAGCTGCAAAAGAAGTTTGTAGAAATTCTAAAGGACCAGTAGCATCTATCTTTTACCAAGGTTTAGATAGAGTAGATGAAGGAGTTGAAGCAGCAGAAAAAGCAGTTGTTTCTTATGGAGGAGTTCAAATGGGACTTTTAGAGAAAAATATTTCTTGGTTGTCTTTATTTATTGCATTAGCACCAATGCTTGGGTTTATGGGTACTGTAATTGGTATGATTAAAGCCTTTGATATGATTGCTGTAGCAAATGATATCTCTCCAGGAGTTGTAGCAGTAGGTATTAAAGTTGCCTTATTAACAACTGTATTTGGTTTAATTGTAGCTATTATTTTACAAATTTTTTATAATTTTATCGTTTCTAAAATCGATAGTATTGTAAATAATATGGAAGATGCATCTATTCAATTAATAGACTTATTAGTAAAATATAAAAAATAA
- the rpoN gene encoding RNA polymerase factor sigma-54, with amino-acid sequence MLKQSLHYKLLQKLSPQQIQLMKLIQLPTQAFEERLKQEIEENPALDTGKEDSDSIDDDLSNEFDDAGTEKIEAEDINIDEYLSDDEIPNYKTQANNYSADDEEKNVPYAAGTSFHQSLKNQLNTYSFDDEERSIAEFLVGSIDDSGYIRRDILDLVDDLAFTANVFTTEEKVIGILKKVIHTLDPIGVGARDLKECLIIQLKRKESTKIRALAIDVLELAFDHFVKKHYKKLQEKFNISTEELKEVNTEISKLNPKPGSSYAGNNKIAEQIVPDFSIKLVDGELDLILNSRNAPELHISREYNNMLKGYQESTVKSKSQKDAVFFIKQKLDSAKWFIDAIKQRQQTLLVTMNTIMHYQYEYFLTGDERKLRPMILKDIADKINMDVSTVSRVANSKFVSTPYGTKLIKEFFSESMKNDQGEDVSTKEIKKILETVVLEENKKKPLTDEKLAAILKDKGYPIARRTVAKYREQLDLPVARLRKEI; translated from the coding sequence ATGCTAAAACAAAGTTTACATTATAAACTCTTACAAAAATTATCTCCTCAACAAATTCAGTTGATGAAGTTAATTCAATTGCCTACACAAGCTTTTGAAGAACGCCTAAAACAAGAAATTGAGGAAAACCCAGCACTAGATACTGGTAAAGAAGATTCGGATTCGATAGATGATGATTTATCTAACGAATTTGATGATGCGGGTACAGAAAAAATTGAAGCCGAAGACATAAATATTGATGAGTATTTGAGTGATGATGAAATACCTAATTACAAAACTCAAGCAAATAACTATTCAGCAGATGATGAAGAGAAAAATGTACCTTATGCAGCAGGAACAAGCTTTCATCAATCATTAAAAAATCAACTGAACACCTATAGTTTTGATGATGAAGAGCGTTCAATTGCTGAGTTTTTAGTAGGTAGCATTGATGATAGTGGTTACATTCGAAGAGATATTTTAGATTTAGTGGATGACTTAGCTTTTACTGCTAATGTTTTTACTACAGAAGAAAAAGTTATTGGCATTCTAAAAAAAGTGATTCACACTTTAGATCCAATTGGTGTTGGAGCTAGAGATTTGAAGGAATGTCTTATTATTCAACTCAAAAGAAAAGAGAGTACAAAAATAAGAGCTTTAGCAATTGATGTTTTAGAATTAGCTTTTGATCATTTTGTGAAGAAACATTACAAAAAGTTACAAGAAAAATTTAATATTTCTACAGAAGAATTAAAGGAAGTAAATACTGAGATATCTAAACTAAATCCTAAACCAGGAAGTTCTTATGCAGGAAATAATAAGATTGCAGAACAAATAGTACCTGATTTTTCTATCAAACTTGTGGATGGAGAATTAGATTTGATTTTAAACTCCAGAAATGCACCTGAATTGCATATATCTAGAGAGTATAATAATATGTTAAAAGGATATCAAGAGTCTACTGTAAAAAGTAAATCTCAAAAAGATGCCGTATTTTTTATCAAGCAGAAATTAGATTCTGCAAAATGGTTTATTGACGCAATAAAACAACGTCAACAAACATTATTGGTAACCATGAATACGATCATGCATTATCAATATGAATATTTTTTAACTGGTGATGAACGCAAGTTAAGGCCTATGATTCTAAAAGATATTGCGGATAAAATAAACATGGATGTTTCTACCGTTTCTAGGGTAGCAAATAGCAAGTTTGTTTCTACACCTTATGGTACAAAATTGATTAAAGAATTCTTTTCTGAATCAATGAAAAATGATCAAGGAGAAGATGTTTCTACAAAAGAGATAAAGAAAATTTTAGAAACAGTAGTCCTTGAAGAAAACAAGAAAAAACCATTAACAGACGAAAAATTGGCAGCCATTTTAAAAGATAAAGGATATCCAATTGCAAGAAGAACAGTTGCTAAATATAGAGAGCAATTAGATTTACCAGTAGCACGTTTACGAAAAGAAATTTAG
- a CDS encoding ExbD/TolR family protein — protein sequence MARRENPEINAGSMADIAFLLLIFFLVTTTMNVDSGVSKKLSEKPPADYVPPVIKEKNIFEVGINRNNELLVEGERMDIKNLKEAAIAFIDNGGGEGKVENGVATGPCNYCKGERSESSSDHPNKAIISVQSDRLTEYGTYLAVQDQLLRAYSALRNRLSMAKYKIPFTELEDAYKDDKSNESLKKKVEFIKTSYPQIISDAEPTN from the coding sequence ATGGCAAGAAGAGAGAATCCCGAAATTAATGCAGGTTCTATGGCAGATATTGCATTCTTGCTGTTAATCTTTTTCTTAGTAACAACAACAATGAATGTTGATTCAGGAGTTTCAAAAAAACTGTCTGAAAAACCACCGGCAGATTATGTGCCACCTGTTATTAAAGAAAAAAACATTTTTGAGGTTGGTATTAATAGAAATAATGAGCTTTTAGTTGAAGGCGAAAGAATGGATATTAAAAACCTAAAAGAAGCTGCTATTGCATTTATAGACAATGGTGGAGGTGAAGGTAAAGTTGAAAATGGTGTTGCAACTGGGCCATGTAATTATTGTAAAGGTGAAAGAAGTGAATCTTCTTCGGATCACCCAAACAAAGCAATTATATCGGTACAGAGTGACAGATTAACAGAATATGGAACGTATCTAGCAGTTCAAGATCAATTGTTAAGAGCTTATTCTGCTTTGAGGAATAGGTTAAGTATGGCTAAGTATAAAATACCTTTTACTGAACTTGAAGATGCTTACAAAGATGATAAGAGCAATGAAAGTTTGAAGAAAAAGGTTGAGTTTATCAAAACTAGTTATCCTCAAATTATTTCAGATGCAGAACCAACAAATTAA
- a CDS encoding ExbD/TolR family protein codes for MSKFRKKKKGMPAVNTAALPDIVFMLLFFFMVTTTMRETSLQIDAPRLPSALEVKKLEHKSLVTTIYVGKAKDTKYGTSFNRIQLNDKIASADDVPAFIINARSKVSDAEVPFMTTSIKADKESSVGTIVDIRLKLRDVNALKISYSASKTAD; via the coding sequence ATGTCTAAGTTTAGAAAAAAGAAAAAAGGAATGCCAGCAGTGAATACTGCTGCCTTACCAGACATTGTTTTTATGTTGTTATTTTTCTTCATGGTAACTACTACTATGAGAGAAACTTCTTTACAAATTGATGCACCAAGGTTACCTTCTGCATTAGAAGTAAAAAAGTTAGAACATAAAAGTTTGGTAACTACTATTTACGTTGGTAAAGCAAAAGATACTAAATACGGAACTAGTTTTAATAGAATCCAGTTGAATGATAAAATAGCATCTGCAGATGATGTTCCTGCCTTTATTATAAATGCAAGATCTAAAGTTTCTGATGCAGAAGTACCATTTATGACAACTTCTATTAAAGCTGATAAAGAATCTAGTGTAGGTACTATAGTTGATATTAGATTAAAACTAAGAGATGTAAATGCTCTTAAAATTAGTTACTCTGCATCTAAAACGGCAGATTAA
- the asnS gene encoding asparagine--tRNA ligase: MINKSVAELIKSEGLLLQEVQLKGWVRTFRSNRFIALNDGSTINNIQCVIDFENTSEETLKRINTGAAISIKGTLAASQGRGQSVEIQVSEIEILGDSNPDEYPIQPKKHSFEFLRENAHLRVRTNTFSAVMRVRSKLSFAVHQYFQERDFNYVNTPIVTGSDAEGAGEMFRVTNFKDNEAPLTEDGKIDYSKDFFGKETNLTVSGQLEAETYAMALGKAYTFGPTFRAENSNTTRHLAEFWMIEPEVAFMDLDGNMDLAEDFIKTVLNSILESCKDDLAFLDQRLTQEEKSKPQAERSEMSLLEKLRFVADNNFKRVSYTEAIDILRNSKPNKKKKFQFPINEWGADLQSEHERYLVEKHFKCPVILFDYPANIKAFYMRLNDDGKTVRAMDVLFPGIGEMVGGAQREERYDVLLEKMKAMNIDEKELWWYLDLRKFGTAVHSGFGLGFERLVQFTTGMNNIRDVIPFPRTPQNAEF, from the coding sequence ATGATAAACAAAAGCGTTGCCGAACTTATAAAGTCGGAAGGATTATTACTACAAGAAGTACAACTAAAAGGATGGGTTAGAACATTTAGAAGCAATCGTTTTATTGCTTTAAATGATGGTTCTACCATTAATAATATTCAATGTGTTATCGATTTTGAAAACACATCAGAAGAAACATTAAAAAGAATTAATACGGGAGCCGCAATTTCTATAAAAGGAACTTTAGCTGCAAGTCAAGGTAGAGGGCAATCTGTAGAGATTCAAGTTTCAGAAATTGAAATTTTAGGAGATTCAAATCCAGATGAATATCCTATTCAACCTAAAAAACATAGTTTCGAGTTTTTAAGAGAAAATGCACATTTACGTGTAAGAACAAACACTTTTAGCGCAGTAATGCGTGTGCGTTCTAAATTATCTTTTGCTGTTCATCAATATTTTCAAGAAAGAGACTTTAACTACGTTAACACGCCTATTGTTACTGGTTCTGATGCAGAAGGAGCAGGAGAAATGTTTAGAGTTACAAATTTTAAAGACAATGAAGCACCGCTTACAGAAGATGGAAAGATTGACTATTCTAAAGATTTCTTTGGAAAAGAAACGAACTTAACTGTTTCTGGACAATTAGAAGCTGAAACTTATGCGATGGCTTTAGGGAAAGCATATACTTTTGGACCTACTTTTAGAGCAGAAAACTCAAATACAACACGTCATTTAGCAGAATTCTGGATGATTGAACCAGAAGTTGCCTTCATGGATTTAGATGGCAATATGGATTTAGCTGAAGATTTTATAAAAACAGTTTTAAATTCGATTTTAGAAAGTTGCAAAGACGATTTAGCCTTTTTAGATCAACGTTTAACACAAGAAGAAAAAAGTAAACCACAAGCTGAAAGAAGCGAAATGAGTTTGTTAGAAAAACTTCGTTTTGTGGCTGATAATAATTTCAAAAGAGTTTCATATACTGAAGCAATTGATATTCTACGTAATTCGAAACCAAACAAAAAGAAGAAATTTCAATTTCCAATTAATGAATGGGGAGCAGATTTACAATCTGAACACGAGCGTTATTTAGTTGAAAAACACTTTAAATGTCCGGTTATTTTATTTGATTATCCAGCAAATATAAAAGCATTTTATATGCGTTTAAATGATGATGGAAAAACAGTTAGAGCTATGGATGTTCTTTTTCCAGGAATTGGAGAAATGGTTGGTGGTGCTCAACGTGAAGAACGATACGATGTCTTATTAGAGAAAATGAAAGCCATGAATATCGATGAAAAAGAATTATGGTGGTATTTGGATTTAAGAAAATTTGGAACTGCAGTTCACTCTGGTTTCGGATTAGGTTTCGAAAGATTAGTACAATTTACAACAGGGATGAATAACATTAGAGATGTAATTCCTTTTCCAAGAACTCCACAAAACGCTGAATTTTAA
- the frr gene encoding ribosome recycling factor gives MNEEIEFILDSAKEAMNNAIEHLIKELRTIRAGKATPAMLANVMVDYYGSLTPLSQIANVTTPDPRTISVQPWEKNMLQPIEKAIQVANLGFNPMNNGDIIMINVPPLTEERRIGLAKQSKSEAEHAKVGIRNARKDANNDIKKTDISDDMKKIAEDDIQTLTNTYVKQIEDKLAVKEVEIMKV, from the coding sequence ATGAACGAAGAAATTGAATTTATTCTTGATTCAGCTAAAGAAGCAATGAATAATGCTATAGAGCATTTAATTAAAGAATTACGAACTATTAGAGCAGGTAAAGCAACTCCAGCAATGTTAGCAAATGTTATGGTAGATTATTATGGATCTTTAACTCCATTAAGTCAGATAGCAAATGTTACTACTCCAGACCCAAGAACTATTAGTGTTCAACCTTGGGAAAAAAACATGTTACAGCCAATTGAAAAAGCAATTCAAGTAGCAAACTTAGGATTTAATCCTATGAATAATGGTGATATTATTATGATTAATGTACCACCATTAACAGAAGAAAGAAGAATTGGATTAGCTAAGCAATCAAAATCTGAAGCAGAACATGCTAAAGTTGGTATTAGAAATGCACGTAAAGATGCAAACAATGATATCAAAAAAACAGATATTTCTGACGATATGAAGAAAATCGCAGAAGACGATATTCAAACATTAACAAACACTTATGTAAAACAGATAGAAGATAAACTAGCTGTAAAAGAAGTGGAAATAATGAAGGTTTAA
- a CDS encoding porin family protein codes for MKIIATFFSFMFLVGVSFAQKDSLNIGDRYADDQVYIAVSYGQFFDQPTPISKSNFSYSLSAGFIKDLILNKQGNISIAAGIGYGVDFFNHKLKVEESNNTTVFSSDDTISGNLFKSHNLEFPLELRWRTSNANKYDFWRVYTGIKFFYNISNNFQFEDASNTTFKYSDISNYNKFQYGLTLSAGYDEFNINLFYGLTPVFKNSMIDGEEINTKILKFGLIFYIL; via the coding sequence ATGAAAATAATAGCCACTTTCTTTTCCTTTATGTTTTTAGTAGGTGTTTCTTTTGCTCAAAAAGATTCACTAAATATTGGAGATAGATATGCAGATGATCAGGTTTATATAGCTGTTTCTTATGGTCAGTTTTTTGATCAACCAACACCAATTTCTAAAAGTAACTTCTCTTATTCCCTATCTGCTGGTTTTATAAAAGATTTAATTTTAAATAAACAAGGAAATATTTCTATAGCAGCTGGTATTGGTTATGGGGTCGATTTTTTTAATCATAAATTAAAAGTTGAAGAAAGTAACAATACAACTGTTTTTAGTAGTGATGATACAATAAGTGGTAATTTATTTAAATCACATAATTTAGAATTCCCTCTAGAGTTAAGATGGAGAACTTCTAATGCTAATAAATATGATTTTTGGAGAGTATATACAGGGATTAAATTCTTCTATAATATCTCTAATAATTTTCAGTTTGAAGACGCAAGTAATACTACTTTTAAGTATTCGGATATTTCTAATTACAATAAATTTCAATATGGTTTAACTCTTTCTGCGGGTTATGATGAATTCAATATTAATCTGTTTTATGGTCTAACGCCTGTTTTTAAAAACAGTATGATAGATGGGGAAGAAATTAATACTAAAATTTTAAAATTTGGACTTATTTTCTATATTCTATAA